In a single window of the uncultured Dysgonomonas sp. genome:
- a CDS encoding glycosyltransferase family 4 protein, giving the protein MRKYKHKLSDLTENDIWREPIIPFYGNMGQPETVQDLEDRKAYTEKIKEIREDIKHGTLAITSNGKIIAIKGEPVEITFILPFKPRRPAGGFRVMYEYANRLAKRGFKIHLIYPIRTRHMKYRLPYSIRCMLSKIEGFKRDIWFDFEPNISMSYVPRIEDKYIPDADVVIATWWSTVLEMGSLNISKGKKINLIQGFENWEGHEDLLFASYDMKDTVNVVVASYLKNTVSKYTKNRIELIENGIDNTKYYIKDKIEDRYPLSVAMTYSIQEIKGSRYGLEALKLVKEAIPELHVELFGISPCPDGLPEWIRYFREPDDLCDLYNRNAIFISNSFTEGFGLVSVESMFCGCALICTDIEGHQEYAFEGKTALLVEVRNVKQMADRIICLIRNNDYRISLAKNGNEYVQRFRWDNAIEKMEKVIDSLL; this is encoded by the coding sequence ATGCGTAAATATAAACATAAACTATCCGACCTGACCGAAAATGACATTTGGAGAGAACCTATTATTCCTTTCTATGGGAATATGGGGCAACCGGAAACCGTACAGGATTTAGAAGACAGGAAAGCATATACTGAAAAGATAAAAGAAATACGCGAAGATATAAAGCATGGTACTCTGGCAATAACATCTAATGGAAAAATTATTGCGATAAAAGGTGAACCTGTGGAAATAACATTTATCCTGCCATTCAAGCCTCGACGCCCGGCTGGAGGATTCCGGGTGATGTATGAATATGCGAACCGGTTGGCAAAGCGGGGTTTTAAAATACATCTTATATATCCCATAAGAACCCGGCATATGAAATACCGCCTACCCTATTCCATCCGTTGTATGCTATCCAAAATAGAAGGCTTCAAAAGAGATATATGGTTCGATTTTGAACCTAATATTAGCATGTCTTATGTCCCTCGTATAGAGGATAAATATATACCCGATGCCGATGTTGTAATAGCTACATGGTGGTCTACAGTGTTGGAAATGGGTAGTCTGAACATCAGCAAAGGTAAGAAGATAAACCTGATACAGGGATTTGAGAACTGGGAAGGACACGAAGATCTGTTGTTTGCTTCTTATGACATGAAAGATACTGTAAATGTAGTTGTGGCATCGTACCTGAAAAATACTGTGAGTAAGTACACCAAAAACAGGATAGAACTTATTGAAAATGGAATAGACAACACAAAATACTATATAAAAGACAAGATCGAGGACAGATATCCGTTATCTGTAGCCATGACTTATTCTATACAGGAAATTAAAGGTTCTAGATACGGATTGGAAGCATTAAAGCTTGTGAAAGAAGCAATACCCGAACTGCATGTAGAATTGTTCGGTATCTCACCTTGTCCGGACGGACTACCCGAATGGATACGATATTTTCGCGAACCGGACGACCTTTGCGATCTTTATAATCGTAACGCTATTTTCATTTCCAACAGTTTTACAGAAGGCTTCGGATTGGTATCCGTCGAATCCATGTTTTGTGGATGTGCGTTAATATGTACTGATATAGAAGGGCATCAGGAATATGCCTTTGAAGGCAAGACCGCATTACTTGTAGAGGTGAGAAATGTAAAACAGATGGCAGACAGGATCATCTGCCTGATTAGGAATAATGATTATCGTATATCACTGGCTAAAAATGGCAACGAATATGTACAACGCTTCAGATGGGACAATGCGATAGAGAAGATGGAAAAAGTGATAGATAGTTTGTTGTAA
- a CDS encoding DUF1398 family protein codes for MFTLAQIKEAHSKMKSGADFPQYTKELLSLGVLKYSIYVYDGHAEYVGKDDHTIVSNSEYTDLHISPEIDSKKFKHQLKAHQQGKTDYLTFCRDSAETGIAKWTVDILTKTCTYYDKPGNSVLEEKISI; via the coding sequence ATGTTTACATTAGCCCAAATAAAGGAAGCCCATTCAAAAATGAAAAGCGGCGCTGATTTTCCGCAATATACCAAAGAGTTATTATCCCTCGGAGTGTTAAAATATAGTATTTATGTCTATGACGGACATGCTGAATATGTCGGAAAAGATGATCATACCATTGTGTCGAATAGCGAGTATACAGATTTGCATATTTCACCTGAAATAGACAGTAAAAAATTCAAACATCAGTTAAAAGCCCATCAACAAGGAAAAACTGATTACTTGACTTTTTGCAGAGATTCTGCTGAAACAGGAATAGCCAAATGGACAGTAGATATACTTACTAAAACGTGTACTTACTATGATAAACCCGGAAACTCTGTTCTGGAAGAAAAAATATCTATATAA
- a CDS encoding PD-(D/E)XK nuclease family protein — protein MIPFLYNVAQAYYKSYGQDISRYTFVFPNRRAGIFFQHYLSQIAGRPIFSPEILTVTDLFEKLSPYKKADRIEMLFLLYDIYIRVSLSTETFDEFLYWGEMLLNDFDDVDKYLVDAQQLFRNIHDLKEIDAGFDYLTESQIEAIRRFWSNFLPIGENDKKKDFLEMWEVLFQLYTSLREQLHNKGMAYEGMIFRDVTERLANDIDYELPFEKVIFVGLNGHSKSEETLLKYLHKRKIADFYWDYSSPLVRDPQNKASFFIDRNKMLFPTQLTLEPEELSMDLPVVEVIGIPSAVGQAKYVHTIIRSLMDEKQITSSTQAMNTALVLPDENLLLPALYSIPGEIDKINVTMGYSLGNSSISGLMEHVFELQRNIRRSENYTGFYYKPVLAILNHRYITNVASDEAKVLRTNIIQYNKTTVSSQDLQSHPLFQLIFRPVFNWQDIPGYLQSILSALNRTLSVNEKSEEKDEDINARSIDIECEFIVEYYKTINKMDEALRNVSPEMSVDTYFKLLRKLIVGISVPFRGEPLSGLQIMGVLETRALDFDNLIILSMNEGIFPLKKAASSFIPYNLRKGFDLPTYEHQDSIFSYHFYRMINRAKRIYLLYDTRTEGLQTGEVSRYYNQIKHLYNDSFDIREKLAVYKVSSTESLAISIQKTPQIMEKMNVFLQGGDKRLSASSINTYLNCPLQFYFSVVENMEEEDEIAETIEASTFGTIFHSIMEWLYEPFKGKMITADLLHNISKNNKLLTEMIERSFAENYFKSEKVKRLTGQNYLTGEVLRKYIRQVLATDAKLTPFIYIDSEERVKKDYLLPSGKVVSLKGIIDRVDEVRGHTRIIDYKTGKGVLRYKEMKDLFDKEMKDRPKAVMQVFMYSHLYMLDHPDKILEPGIYYLRNLFDNKFDPDVISKSGRGDGRITDFSEYRAEFTAYFDACLEEIFDPQVPFSQTPTGEACKWCIFTNICKK, from the coding sequence ATGATTCCATTCCTATATAATGTCGCTCAGGCATACTACAAATCTTACGGTCAGGATATAAGCCGTTATACGTTTGTATTTCCTAACCGTAGGGCAGGGATATTTTTTCAGCACTATTTGTCACAAATAGCAGGACGCCCGATTTTTTCTCCCGAAATACTGACTGTTACCGACCTCTTCGAAAAGTTGAGTCCGTATAAGAAAGCTGACCGGATCGAGATGCTTTTCTTATTGTATGATATTTATATACGGGTGAGCTTATCGACCGAGACTTTCGATGAGTTTCTCTATTGGGGCGAGATGCTGCTGAATGACTTCGACGATGTGGATAAATACCTTGTAGATGCACAGCAGCTATTTCGCAATATACATGACCTGAAAGAGATCGATGCCGGGTTCGATTATCTTACCGAAAGCCAGATAGAAGCTATCCGCCGCTTTTGGTCCAACTTTCTTCCAATAGGAGAGAATGATAAAAAAAAGGACTTTTTGGAGATGTGGGAGGTACTTTTCCAATTGTACACATCTTTGCGTGAGCAGCTTCATAACAAGGGTATGGCATATGAAGGAATGATTTTCCGTGATGTGACCGAGCGCTTGGCGAATGATATAGATTATGAGCTGCCTTTCGAAAAAGTAATCTTTGTAGGACTGAACGGGCACAGTAAATCGGAAGAAACACTTTTGAAGTATTTGCATAAACGGAAAATCGCTGATTTTTACTGGGACTACTCCTCTCCATTGGTTCGTGACCCTCAAAATAAAGCCTCATTCTTTATAGACAGGAATAAGATGCTTTTTCCTACACAGCTGACTCTGGAGCCGGAAGAATTGAGTATGGATCTGCCTGTAGTTGAGGTAATAGGCATTCCTTCGGCTGTAGGACAGGCTAAATATGTGCATACTATCATCAGGTCATTGATGGATGAGAAACAGATAACTTCGTCTACCCAAGCAATGAATACAGCTTTGGTGTTGCCTGACGAAAACCTGCTGTTACCGGCATTATATTCCATCCCCGGAGAGATAGATAAGATCAATGTAACAATGGGCTACAGCCTCGGTAATAGTTCTATTTCGGGATTGATGGAGCATGTATTTGAATTGCAGCGTAATATACGCAGGTCGGAAAACTATACGGGTTTTTATTACAAGCCGGTACTGGCGATACTCAACCACCGCTATATAACCAATGTGGCAAGTGACGAAGCCAAAGTGTTGCGGACAAATATTATCCAATATAATAAAACAACAGTTTCATCCCAGGATTTACAGAGTCATCCTCTTTTCCAACTCATTTTCAGACCAGTGTTCAACTGGCAGGATATACCCGGTTACTTACAGTCGATACTGTCAGCATTAAACAGGACATTATCCGTGAATGAGAAAAGCGAAGAAAAAGATGAGGATATAAATGCACGTTCTATCGATATTGAATGTGAATTTATTGTAGAGTATTATAAGACGATAAACAAGATGGACGAAGCTCTTAGAAATGTTTCGCCAGAAATGTCGGTAGATACTTATTTCAAACTGTTGCGGAAACTGATTGTCGGTATTAGTGTGCCTTTCAGAGGAGAGCCTCTGTCGGGCTTGCAGATAATGGGTGTATTGGAAACACGCGCCCTCGATTTCGACAATCTGATCATCCTGTCCATGAATGAAGGTATATTTCCGTTGAAGAAGGCCGCCAGTTCGTTCATCCCATATAATTTGCGTAAAGGTTTTGACCTGCCTACATACGAGCATCAGGACAGTATCTTTTCCTATCACTTTTACAGGATGATAAACAGGGCTAAACGTATTTATCTGCTTTATGATACCCGTACCGAAGGTTTGCAAACTGGTGAAGTCAGCCGCTACTATAACCAGATAAAGCATTTATATAACGACTCATTCGATATCCGCGAAAAACTCGCTGTATATAAAGTGTCGTCTACCGAAAGCCTTGCCATTTCCATACAGAAAACGCCTCAAATAATGGAAAAAATGAATGTTTTTCTGCAAGGCGGGGATAAACGATTGTCGGCCAGTTCCATTAATACATACCTGAATTGCCCCTTACAATTCTATTTTTCCGTAGTGGAGAATATGGAAGAAGAGGACGAGATCGCGGAAACGATTGAAGCCAGTACATTCGGTACTATATTTCACTCTATTATGGAATGGTTGTACGAGCCGTTTAAAGGTAAAATGATAACAGCCGATTTACTTCATAATATCAGTAAGAACAATAAGTTGCTGACAGAAATGATTGAACGGTCGTTTGCCGAAAACTATTTTAAGAGTGAAAAAGTAAAACGGCTGACAGGTCAGAACTATCTGACAGGGGAGGTTTTACGCAAATATATCAGGCAGGTGCTGGCCACTGACGCTAAACTTACGCCATTTATCTATATAGACTCAGAGGAGCGTGTCAAAAAAGACTATCTCCTGCCTTCGGGTAAAGTAGTCTCGCTGAAAGGCATTATCGACCGTGTGGATGAGGTGAGAGGTCATACCCGTATTATCGACTACAAGACGGGAAAAGGAGTGCTACGCTATAAGGAAATGAAGGATTTGTTCGACAAGGAGATGAAAGATCGTCCGAAGGCTGTTATGCAGGTGTTCATGTACTCACACCTGTATATGCTCGACCACCCTGATAAAATACTGGAACCGGGGATCTATTACTTGCGAAACCTTTTCGATAATAAGTTTGACCCTGATGTGATCAGTAAATCGGGTAGGGGAGACGGGCGTATTACCGATTTTTCGGAGTACAGGGCGGAGTTTACAGCATATTTTGATGCCTGCCTTGAAGAGATATTCGATCCTCAGGTGCCGTTTAGTCAGACTCCGACAGGTGAGGCGTGTAAATGGTGTATTTTTACGAATATATGCAAGAAGTAG
- a CDS encoding DUF3078 domain-containing protein, which produces MRVFKFFFSFIIFFIVFVSVSAQQTNNTKINKDSLLNKITDIDTRLKEISAKDTTKGFSAPLKIDTAYINQIHEANLQPLRDKNGLLIVEPDWIPFDNYKSFRDTVIFEPAFLPVVFDGKILPSSLDFIPKDTVSTETEPFYLISPDSTFAPLLKRTEEIEAMRRRYYMNNPQQIRLNAMAFKDASVIKEKVVEQRNPWKELITADNPVELSTPEIEKIRIKPVYWLKNGSHKLDLSQNSFSDNWSGENNFNIYSEHKVNLNYKKDKIYFNNLLEWRLSIQQMKADTVNKVNILDDLFRTYSSFGVNAFKNWSYSSNLEMKTPLFNRYNVNDASKVRQRAFLSPFELNLGVGMRYAKEIVSKADKYRKFNITADISVLSLNYKYVRSDKVNETWFGIDEGDKAKTEYGSTYNLNVSYSRNRYTNFTSRLKYFTNYERVYVEFENSVNFKLNSYFSTSLYLYVKYDDNIPYDRKDSKWGYFSYYQRVGFGLYYSW; this is translated from the coding sequence ATGAGAGTATTCAAGTTCTTTTTCAGTTTTATTATATTTTTTATTGTGTTCGTATCAGTTAGTGCCCAACAAACAAATAATACGAAAATCAATAAAGACAGCCTGTTGAATAAAATAACAGATATTGATACCAGGCTGAAAGAAATCTCAGCCAAAGATACAACAAAAGGATTTTCAGCCCCTCTGAAAATAGATACTGCATATATCAATCAAATACACGAAGCAAATCTGCAACCACTTAGAGACAAAAACGGTTTATTGATAGTAGAACCGGACTGGATTCCTTTCGATAATTATAAATCATTCAGGGATACGGTTATTTTCGAACCGGCCTTTCTTCCTGTTGTATTTGACGGAAAGATACTTCCCTCAAGCTTAGATTTTATACCGAAAGATACGGTCTCTACCGAGACGGAACCATTTTATCTGATATCACCCGATAGTACATTTGCTCCTTTGCTTAAGCGAACAGAAGAAATAGAAGCTATGAGACGGAGATATTATATGAATAATCCGCAACAGATAAGATTAAATGCGATGGCATTCAAGGATGCTTCTGTTATAAAAGAAAAGGTAGTTGAACAACGAAATCCTTGGAAAGAGCTGATAACCGCGGACAATCCAGTGGAATTAAGTACACCTGAGATAGAAAAGATAAGAATTAAGCCTGTATATTGGCTCAAAAACGGTTCTCACAAATTAGACTTAAGTCAGAATAGCTTTTCCGATAACTGGTCAGGAGAAAACAACTTTAATATATATAGTGAGCATAAAGTAAATTTGAATTATAAGAAAGATAAGATATATTTCAATAACCTACTGGAATGGAGACTTAGCATTCAACAAATGAAGGCAGACACAGTAAATAAAGTAAATATATTGGACGACTTGTTCAGAACATACAGCTCTTTTGGGGTGAATGCATTTAAAAACTGGTCCTATTCTTCAAACCTGGAAATGAAGACTCCATTGTTTAACAGATATAATGTAAATGATGCGAGTAAGGTAAGACAGAGAGCCTTTCTATCCCCGTTTGAACTGAATCTCGGAGTCGGTATGAGATATGCAAAAGAAATAGTTTCTAAAGCAGACAAGTACAGGAAATTTAATATAACTGCAGATATCTCGGTACTGTCTCTCAACTACAAATATGTAAGGAGTGATAAGGTCAATGAAACATGGTTTGGTATAGATGAGGGAGACAAAGCTAAAACTGAGTATGGTTCTACATACAACCTGAATGTTAGTTATAGCCGTAACAGGTATACAAATTTCACCTCCCGCCTGAAATATTTTACAAACTATGAAAGAGTCTATGTCGAATTTGAAAACTCCGTAAATTTCAAACTTAACAGCTATTTTAGTACTTCGCTTTATTTATATGTGAAGTATGATGATAATATTCCATATGATAGAAAAGATTCCAAATGGGGATATTTCTCGTATTATCAGAGAGTGGGATTTGGCTTATACTATAGTTGGTAA
- the aroC gene encoding chorismate synthase translates to MNTFGNIFRLTSYGESHGAAIGGVLDGCPAGIVVDMDFIQNELNRRRPGQSKITTPRKESDEVEFLSGIYDGKTTGTPIGFIIRNNNQHSSDYDNLKDIYRPSHADYTYTQKYGIRDHRGGGRSSARETIARCVGGALAKLALKQLNIEVTAYTSQVGHIKVEKAYNGYDFSLIESTPVRCPDLGKAAEMISLIEEVKSKGDTIGGVITCVVTGTPVGLGEPVFGKLHAALGSAMLGINAVKGFEYGDGFDVNHRGSEVNDVFYNDNGQIKTHTNHSGGIQGGISNGQDIYFRVAFKPVATILMHQETINKEGEHTDLKARGRHDACVLPRAVPIVEAMAAMTILDYYLLSQVNKSFL, encoded by the coding sequence ATGAATACATTTGGCAATATTTTCAGGCTCACATCGTACGGCGAATCACATGGTGCTGCTATTGGTGGAGTTTTAGACGGATGTCCTGCGGGAATTGTAGTGGATATGGATTTCATACAAAATGAACTGAATCGCAGGCGTCCCGGGCAATCAAAAATTACTACACCTCGTAAAGAATCCGACGAAGTAGAGTTTTTATCGGGAATATATGATGGTAAGACCACCGGAACCCCGATTGGTTTTATTATTCGTAACAACAATCAGCATTCATCCGATTATGACAATCTGAAAGATATATATCGCCCGTCTCATGCCGATTATACCTATACTCAAAAGTATGGTATCCGTGATCATCGCGGCGGAGGGCGTTCATCGGCCCGTGAAACTATTGCCCGCTGTGTAGGTGGTGCATTGGCTAAGTTGGCTCTGAAACAGCTGAATATTGAGGTTACGGCTTATACTTCGCAAGTAGGTCATATCAAAGTGGAGAAAGCATATAATGGATATGACTTTTCCTTGATAGAATCTACACCAGTACGTTGCCCCGACTTGGGAAAGGCTGCAGAAATGATTTCTCTGATAGAAGAAGTTAAATCGAAAGGAGACACAATTGGAGGTGTTATTACTTGTGTTGTGACAGGAACTCCCGTAGGCTTGGGTGAGCCGGTCTTCGGTAAGCTTCATGCAGCATTAGGTAGTGCTATGCTTGGGATCAATGCTGTAAAAGGATTCGAATATGGAGATGGTTTCGATGTCAATCATCGCGGTTCCGAAGTTAATGATGTATTCTATAACGATAATGGACAGATAAAAACGCATACGAATCATTCAGGTGGTATACAGGGCGGTATATCCAACGGGCAGGATATTTATTTCCGTGTGGCATTTAAACCGGTAGCGACTATATTGATGCATCAGGAAACTATAAACAAAGAGGGTGAGCATACCGATCTTAAAGCCCGCGGGCGTCATGATGCTTGCGTACTTCCCCGAGCTGTGCCTATTGTTGAAGCTATGGCAGCGATGACGATTCTCGATTATTATTTGTTGAGTCAGGTGAATAAGTCCTTTTTATAA